The genomic stretch ATTAGCTCAGTACATTGCCACAACCATAAATTACCATGAACTCCTACCATTCCCTTATCAACAACATACGCGAGCTACCACCACAAAACGCAAACATGGCCCTTCCTCCCCTCCTGCTCTCCTATCTCCCTTCTCTTCTCGTTGTTCTCGCACTGCTGTCTTCACTTCTTCTCGCAGGTCGGAAGGCAAGAGGTGGCTCGGCGACCTGGAAACTCCCTCCAGGCCCACCCAAGCTCCCCGTCATCGGCCACCTCCACCTCTTGGGGAGCAGCTTGCTGCATCGCTCCCTTTGGGAACTCTCAAAGAAACATGGACCTCTCATGCACTTGAAACTTGGTCGAGTCCCCGTTGTCGTCGTGTCCTCGCCGGAGATGGCTAAGGAAGTGCTCAAGATACACGACCTTGAGTGCTGCAGTCGGCCTTCGCTCCTCTCCCTTTCCAAGTTTTCATACGGTCTCTCCGACGTCGCCTTCATCCCATACGGAGAACGATGGAGGCAGCTTCGGAAGTTCTGCACCGTCGAACTCTTCAGCACCAGGAAGATCAACTCTTTTAGGGAcataagaagagaagagatggaGCGAGTGACGAAACTGATATGTTCTCACGCTCGCGCTTCAACCACAGTCAACCTGAGCGAGTTTAGTTGATAGAAGAGTATATACTCTTTTCTCAAAATGAACAATTCAACCACAAAAGTTATGAAATATAGTCACACACTTCTTTTCATGAAACAATAAATCACAAACTGAAGATATCACCAGATGTTTTAATTGCACAAATCGACACATATGACTGTCTTTATTCAATCTGATACTTTAACAGGAACATATTAGTACTAATCATTTAAATCACTTGTAAAGTATACAAGCGTATCATTTAAAATACTTAGACATATTACTACTTTAACATGCACGAGCAATTCAGGCTGTTGTTGCATCATATTTGGTGACCATGAGACAAAGAGCATACTCTCTATGTACAGTACCACCAGGGGCTTCCTCCATACTGATGTCCTCCTTCACCATTCCAGGTGGTAAATGCCAATCAAAGGAGTAGAGGAGGTTGGCAAGCACAAGTTCCACCATTAACATTCCAAGATTCTTACCGGGGCAGATCCTTCGACCTTCGCCAAATGGTATGAGCTTGAAATCCTGCCCATTTGCCACCATGGAGTCATGCATGAACCTCTCTGGATCAAAGACATGAGGCCTCCCCCACGAATTGGGATCTCTTCCTATCGCCCAAGCATTCACATACATCCTTGTTTTGGGTAGAATATCATAGCCATTTAGCTTAAAGTGCTGCATGGTTTCCCTAGGAAGTAGCAGCGGAGCGGGAGGGTGCAGCCTCATCGTCTCCTTGATGACACACTTCAAGAAATGAAGTTGGTGAAGGTCACTCTCCTCCACCTCCCCTTTGCTTCCGACACATCCTCTTACCTCGTCTTGTGCTCTCTTCATCAGCTCAGGTTGTCTGATGAGCTCCGCCATCGCCCACTCCACGGTTGCCGAGGATGTGTCCGTCCCACCAATGAAAATATCCTGCACTTGAGCTTGGTTATTATGAAAGAGAAAAGGCGTTAACAAGAACTGGATGCTGTGAAAAGGGTGGCATCAACTACCATGAGCACTCCTTTGATGTGGTCTTCTGTTAGACCCTCCTCATCCTTTTGCATGCGGAGCAAAGCATCTAAGACGTCTCCGTCCTCTTTACCTTGTTGCCTCAATCGATCTTGGTGGTAATCTATACGGCGTTGGTAGATGCTATCGAGTTTGAGATAGGCCCTTTCAAGTCTGGATCTCATCCCACTTAGCCTATCAACCCACCCCAACAATGGTAAGTAATCAGATAAAAACAAGCCAGTAACCACCGCTTGGGCTTCTCTGAGCATGTCGTGGAGTTGGATGTCGCCTCCATCGTCGAAGCCGGAGCCAAAGGCAGTTCTGCATGTCATATTGCAGGAAAGCGAGAGCAGCAACTCGCTCAGGTTGACCATGGTCGAAGCGCGAGCGTGAGAACATATCAGTTTCGTCACTCGCTCCAT from Musa acuminata AAA Group cultivar baxijiao chromosome BXJ1-3, Cavendish_Baxijiao_AAA, whole genome shotgun sequence encodes the following:
- the LOC135619845 gene encoding cytochrome P450 71A1-like, coding for MAVPPFLLSSLPSLLVVLALLSSLLLAGRKARGGSATWKFPPGPPKLPVIGHLHLLGSSLLHRSLWELSKKHGPLMHLKLGRVPVVVVSSPEMAKEVLKTHDLECCSRPSLLSFSKFSYGFSDVALTPYGERWRQIRKFCTVELFSARKINSFRDIRKEEMERVTKLICSHARASTMVNLSELLLSLSCNMTCRTAFGSGFDDGGDIQLHDMLREAQAVVTGLFLSDYLPLLGWVDRLSGMRSRLERAYLKLDSIYQRRIDYHQDRLRQQGKEDGDVLDALLRMQKDEEGLTEDHIKGVLMDIFIGGTDTSSATVEWAMAELIRQPELMKRAQDEVRGCVGSKGEVEESDLHQLHFLKCVIKETMRLHPPAPLLLPRETMQHFKLNGYDILPKTRMYVNAWAIGRDPNSWGRPHVFDPERFMHDSMVANGQDFKLIPFGEGRRICPGKNLGMLMVELVLANLLYSFDWHLPPGMVKEDISMEEAPGGTVHREYALCLMVTKYDATTA